One window of the Natrinema sp. CBA1119 genome contains the following:
- a CDS encoding ABC transporter permease, translating into MLFVESLNFGGGDLFANYRDALSGVYLETLGRTLYYALITTVVCLVLGYTIAYFIAFKAKRQFAMLALVLLPLWIAIIIRYFGVSLFFLPTGPVQQLFGTDFGVLFTTRGVVIGLVSALLPFAILPMYNSIQSIDDELIYASEVLGATPLYTLRTVIIPLSLSGVVAAALFVYILAAGSYLAPALLGGPADFMMANVIEQSFTYDLDLAATMSVVFTVTLLILIGLFNHYANISEVLSDL; encoded by the coding sequence GTGCTATTCGTCGAGAGCCTCAACTTTGGGGGCGGCGATCTCTTCGCCAACTACAGAGACGCTCTGAGCGGCGTCTATTTAGAAACGCTCGGCCGAACACTCTACTACGCACTGATCACGACGGTCGTGTGTCTGGTCCTCGGCTATACGATAGCGTACTTCATCGCGTTCAAAGCTAAGCGTCAGTTCGCCATGCTTGCGTTAGTGCTGTTGCCGCTGTGGATTGCGATTATTATTCGATATTTCGGCGTCTCACTGTTTTTCCTCCCAACGGGCCCAGTACAGCAGCTATTCGGGACCGATTTCGGAGTATTATTTACTACACGAGGTGTCGTCATCGGCCTGGTTAGCGCATTACTCCCCTTCGCGATCCTTCCGATGTACAATTCGATACAGTCGATCGACGATGAATTGATTTACGCGTCGGAAGTTCTCGGTGCGACGCCGTTGTACACGCTGCGGACGGTCATCATCCCGCTCAGTCTCTCCGGTGTCGTCGCCGCCGCCTTGTTCGTGTACATTCTCGCGGCCGGATCGTATTTGGCGCCGGCACTGCTCGGAGGGCCGGCCGACTTCATGATGGCGAACGTGATCGAGCAATCGTTCACGTACGACCTTGACCTCGCTGCGACGATGTCGGTGGTGTTCACAGTGACGCTTCTCATTCTGATCGGCCTGTTCAACCATTACGCCAATATCTCGGAGGTGCTAAGCGACCTATGA
- a CDS encoding ABC transporter ATP-binding protein, producing the protein MLEVKNLTKYYGDLLAVDDVSFRIEEGEFATLLGPSGCGKSTTLHMIAGLVEATSGTVHLRGSDVSDTEPYNRNIGLVFQHSALFPHMTVEENLRYGLKMQGFDSDHDDQIAKYLEMVQMTDHADHKPGELSGGQQRRISFARALVYEPDILLLDEPLTGLDRVLREEMRNEIREIQQEVDVTTLSVTHDQSEALSMSDKVIVMNEGRKEQAGAPQELYEEPETQFVAEFLGQSTKFEGKVAANDPPMVRASNQEIQLASDIDTDRLDGDSLSLYVRPEKINISTAEKANGTSNTFVGTVSHVEYLGHRAELEVTLDDETTVTAFGNATEEYAVGDEIAVQFDPEGVTIV; encoded by the coding sequence GGACCAAGCGGTTGTGGGAAGAGTACGACACTCCACATGATCGCGGGGCTTGTCGAAGCTACCTCGGGCACGGTACACCTACGCGGGAGCGATGTCTCGGATACGGAACCGTACAACCGAAACATCGGGCTCGTGTTTCAGCATTCGGCGCTGTTCCCCCACATGACCGTCGAGGAAAACCTCCGATACGGGCTCAAGATGCAGGGGTTCGACAGCGATCACGACGATCAGATCGCCAAGTACCTCGAGATGGTACAGATGACGGACCACGCGGATCACAAGCCGGGCGAACTCAGCGGAGGGCAACAGCGCCGGATATCGTTTGCACGAGCGCTCGTGTACGAACCGGATATCCTGTTGCTTGACGAACCGCTTACAGGCCTCGATCGAGTCCTTCGCGAGGAGATGCGAAACGAAATCCGAGAGATTCAACAAGAGGTCGACGTCACGACCCTCTCGGTCACGCACGATCAGTCCGAAGCGCTGTCGATGTCGGACAAGGTTATCGTGATGAACGAGGGACGGAAAGAGCAGGCCGGCGCTCCCCAGGAGTTGTACGAAGAGCCGGAAACTCAGTTCGTCGCCGAATTCCTCGGTCAGTCGACGAAATTCGAGGGGAAAGTCGCCGCGAACGACCCGCCCATGGTCCGTGCTTCGAATCAGGAAATCCAACTCGCCTCCGACATTGACACGGACAGGCTGGACGGCGATTCGCTGTCACTGTACGTACGGCCGGAAAAAATCAATATCAGTACGGCCGAGAAGGCAAACGGAACGAGCAATACGTTCGTGGGAACAGTCTCCCACGTCGAATACCTCGGTCATCGGGCCGAACTCGAGGTGACGCTGGACGACGAAACGACCGTCACCGCCTTCGGCAACGCGACGGAAGAGTACGCAGTCGGTGACGAGATCGCGGTCCAGTTCGATCCGGAGGGGGTGACCATCGTATGA